From Sinorhizobium sp. RAC02, a single genomic window includes:
- a CDS encoding Isoquinoline 1-oxidoreductase subunit, whose product MKIKLLFSGVAAHCLIVGAGILLAPAVVAQNTNSLRPAESFQSISDERARSLALFEEAGKVIQHPRCINCHPATDRPLQGMSMHPHQPPVFRGDGGMGLVGMQCNTCHSEQNTPVIGQADTLKSIPGNPAWHLAPIEMAWEGKTLGQICTQLKDPARNGDKTMVEIVEHMAKDDLVGWGWHPGDGREPAPGTQEEFGKIIQAWVDTGAICPPG is encoded by the coding sequence ATGAAAATCAAACTTCTCTTTTCGGGTGTCGCGGCACACTGTCTTATCGTCGGCGCGGGCATCCTGCTCGCTCCGGCGGTCGTGGCGCAAAACACCAATTCGCTGCGTCCCGCAGAATCCTTCCAGTCGATTTCCGACGAACGGGCGCGCTCGCTCGCCCTCTTCGAGGAAGCCGGCAAGGTCATCCAGCATCCGCGATGTATCAACTGTCATCCGGCGACGGACCGCCCGCTGCAAGGCATGTCGATGCATCCGCACCAGCCGCCGGTCTTCCGCGGCGACGGCGGCATGGGCCTCGTGGGCATGCAGTGCAACACCTGCCACAGCGAACAGAACACGCCGGTCATCGGCCAGGCGGATACCCTGAAGAGCATACCCGGCAATCCCGCCTGGCATCTCGCCCCCATCGAGATGGCCTGGGAAGGCAAGACGCTTGGCCAAATCTGCACGCAGTTGAAGGACCCGGCGCGCAACGGCGACAAGACCATGGTCGAAATCGTCGAGCATATGGCGAAGGACGACCTGGTCGGATGGGGATGGCATCCCGGCGATGGCCGCGAACCGGCCCCGGGCACACAGGAAGAGTTCGGAAAGATCATCCAGGCGTGGGTCGATACCGGGGCGATCTGTCCGCCTGGATAA
- a CDS encoding (2Fe-2S)-binding protein translates to MVTFTLNGKQRSFDGDPDTPLLWVIRDFEKLTGTKYGCGVAQCGACTVHLDGMPRRSCITPIAMIDGSDVVTIEGISGKEAQAVQTAWTGLDVPQCGYCQSGQIMSAVALLQMVPKPSDDEIDGAMTGNLCRCATYHRIRAAIHNAANSMEG, encoded by the coding sequence ATGGTGACTTTCACGCTCAATGGAAAACAACGCAGTTTCGATGGGGATCCCGATACGCCACTTTTGTGGGTCATCCGGGATTTCGAGAAGTTGACAGGCACGAAATACGGGTGCGGCGTCGCACAGTGCGGGGCTTGCACCGTGCATCTCGACGGCATGCCGCGGCGCTCCTGCATCACGCCGATTGCGATGATCGATGGCTCGGACGTGGTGACGATCGAAGGAATTTCAGGCAAGGAGGCGCAAGCCGTCCAGACCGCCTGGACGGGGCTCGACGTGCCGCAATGCGGCTACTGTCAATCCGGCCAGATCATGTCGGCGGTGGCTCTCTTGCAGATGGTGCCCAAGCCGAGCGACGATGAGATCGACGGCGCCATGACCGGAAATCTCTGTCGATGCGCCACCTACCATCGCATTCGCGCGGCCATCCACAATGCCGCCAATTCGATGGAGGGTTGA
- a CDS encoding MYG1 family protein: protein MTPEFLVTHSGGFHADELLSSVVLTRLFPAARLIRSRAPEWITPGTDRIIYDVGGAYDPDAGIFDHHQRGAPLRDDGQPFSSFGLIWRRFGRDYLAAFGVPAEDIETVHAGFDADFVLPVDLMDNGALSPSTAGAMAKLTLPVLLETLKPVFDETEPDADNLAFHDALLIARSFVEASIRQSAAKLRAQSIVRQAIEATGDGQVLELPMGMPFRPAIVKAGADHILFVVHPRDTDWCLTGVRRSSEGFELRADLPAAWAGLTGQDLETACGVAGATFCHNGRFIAAAKTREAALEMARIAVAQALSSQPPAALTA from the coding sequence ATGACCCCAGAATTTCTCGTCACGCATTCCGGGGGCTTCCACGCGGATGAACTTCTGTCGAGTGTCGTCCTGACGCGCCTGTTTCCCGCTGCACGCCTGATCCGCAGCCGGGCGCCGGAATGGATCACGCCGGGCACCGACAGGATTATCTACGATGTCGGCGGGGCCTACGATCCGGATGCCGGGATTTTCGATCACCATCAGCGCGGGGCACCGCTGCGCGATGACGGCCAGCCGTTCAGTTCCTTCGGCCTGATCTGGCGCCGGTTCGGGCGGGACTATCTCGCTGCTTTCGGTGTTCCGGCCGAGGATATCGAAACCGTTCATGCGGGCTTCGATGCGGACTTCGTCTTGCCGGTCGATCTCATGGACAACGGCGCTTTGAGCCCATCGACCGCCGGCGCAATGGCCAAGCTGACGCTGCCCGTCCTTCTGGAGACGCTGAAGCCCGTCTTCGACGAGACGGAGCCGGATGCGGACAACCTTGCATTCCACGACGCGCTTTTGATTGCGCGCAGTTTCGTGGAAGCGAGCATAAGGCAGAGTGCCGCGAAGCTGCGGGCACAATCGATCGTGCGCCAGGCGATAGAGGCGACGGGAGATGGCCAGGTGCTGGAGCTTCCTATGGGAATGCCCTTCCGGCCGGCGATCGTAAAGGCAGGCGCGGACCATATCCTCTTTGTCGTCCATCCACGCGACACCGACTGGTGCCTGACAGGCGTTCGGCGGTCGAGCGAAGGGTTTGAACTGCGCGCCGATCTGCCGGCGGCCTGGGCCGGCCTTACCGGTCAGGATCTCGAAACCGCCTGCGGCGTTGCCGGCGCAACATTCTGCCACAACGGCCGCTTCATCGCCGCTGCAAAGACCCGTGAGGCTGCGCTCGAAATGGCGAGGATCGCGGTCGCACAGGCCCTGAGTTCACAGCCTCCAGCCGCTCTCACCGCATGA
- a CDS encoding xanthine dehydrogenase family protein molybdopterin-binding subunit, whose product MTIHDITTTRRGFLAGAGLVISVAIAPKFLSAAPTGVPAGGAAELVPMNAFVKIGTDDTVTVLSKHIEFGQGPFTGLATLVAEELDADWSQMRAVHSPTDNKIYANLAFGLQGTGGSSSIANAYEQMRKAGATARAMLIAAAAEEWNVPATEITVEKGRLKHVGSSRESGFGAFADKAATQTVPEDPKLKDSKDFVLIGTDLPKLDTVGKTNGTAIFTLDITPESLLTAVVAHPKHFGATVKSFNDGEARKVRGVVDVKQIPQGIAVYADNTFSALKGRDALQIEWDLAKAETRSSAELAAEYIRHFKEPGLEATNTGNVDEAFRQDGLQTVEAEIVFPFLAHAPMEPLDAVFIKAADGSVDIYNGAQFPGFDQQVAAEILKLDESKVRVNTQLAGGSFGRKAQFGSPYMQEAAMVYAAIGGDRPLKHMWTREDDIQGGFYRPMYAHRMRGAIDAEGRITAWEQVIVGQSIMAKADLDSTSVEGASNLPYRIPNLKVTSHNVTLPIPPLWWRSVGHTHTGFAVETFVDELLARVGRDPVEGRLALLDKESRHAGVLRKAAEMADWGSTPPEGRARGVAVVESFGSFVAQVAEVSVGSDGAPRVHKVWCAVDCGVAVNPNIIKAQMEGGIGYGLGAVLFDAITLGKGGRIMQSNFHDYRSIRINEMPDIAVEIIRSAESPTGVGEPGVPPVGPAVANAWRKLTNAPVRQLPIVSLISA is encoded by the coding sequence ATGACAATCCACGACATCACAACCACCCGTCGCGGTTTCCTCGCCGGAGCCGGCCTTGTCATCAGCGTGGCGATCGCGCCGAAATTCCTTTCGGCCGCACCAACGGGCGTTCCCGCCGGCGGCGCAGCCGAGCTCGTGCCGATGAACGCTTTCGTCAAGATCGGCACGGACGACACCGTCACCGTGCTGTCAAAACATATCGAGTTCGGCCAGGGGCCTTTCACAGGGCTGGCGACGCTTGTCGCGGAAGAGCTCGATGCCGACTGGAGCCAGATGCGCGCGGTCCACTCGCCGACGGACAACAAAATCTACGCCAATCTCGCCTTCGGCCTGCAGGGCACGGGCGGGTCAAGCTCGATTGCCAATGCCTATGAGCAGATGCGCAAGGCGGGTGCCACCGCGCGCGCCATGCTCATCGCCGCCGCTGCCGAGGAATGGAACGTGCCGGCGACGGAAATCACCGTCGAGAAAGGCCGGCTGAAACATGTCGGATCGTCCAGGGAAAGCGGCTTCGGCGCCTTCGCGGACAAGGCCGCGACACAGACGGTGCCTGAGGATCCGAAACTGAAGGATTCCAAGGACTTCGTTTTGATCGGAACGGACCTGCCGAAACTCGACACCGTTGGCAAGACCAACGGCACGGCGATCTTCACGCTCGATATCACGCCGGAGAGCCTGCTCACGGCCGTCGTTGCCCATCCCAAGCATTTTGGCGCGACGGTGAAATCCTTCAACGACGGCGAGGCCCGCAAGGTGCGCGGTGTGGTTGACGTCAAGCAGATCCCGCAGGGCATAGCGGTCTATGCGGACAATACCTTTTCGGCGCTGAAGGGGCGCGATGCGCTCCAGATCGAATGGGACCTCGCCAAGGCGGAAACCCGGTCCTCGGCGGAACTGGCCGCCGAATATATCAGGCACTTCAAGGAGCCGGGCCTCGAGGCCACGAATACCGGCAATGTCGACGAGGCCTTCCGGCAGGACGGGCTCCAGACGGTGGAAGCCGAAATCGTATTTCCCTTCCTCGCCCATGCACCCATGGAGCCGCTCGACGCCGTGTTCATCAAGGCGGCGGACGGCTCCGTCGATATCTACAACGGCGCACAGTTCCCGGGCTTCGACCAGCAGGTGGCGGCAGAAATCCTCAAGCTGGACGAATCGAAGGTCCGCGTGAACACGCAGCTCGCGGGCGGCAGTTTCGGCCGCAAGGCGCAGTTCGGCTCACCCTATATGCAGGAAGCCGCGATGGTGTATGCGGCGATCGGCGGCGACCGTCCGCTCAAGCACATGTGGACCCGCGAGGACGATATCCAGGGCGGGTTCTACCGCCCGATGTATGCCCACAGGATGCGCGGCGCGATCGATGCCGAGGGCCGGATCACGGCCTGGGAGCAGGTCATCGTCGGCCAGTCGATCATGGCCAAGGCGGACCTCGATTCCACCTCGGTGGAGGGAGCCTCGAACCTGCCCTACCGCATCCCTAACCTGAAGGTCACCTCGCACAATGTGACGCTCCCGATCCCACCGCTCTGGTGGCGCTCCGTCGGGCATACCCATACCGGCTTCGCCGTCGAGACCTTCGTCGATGAGCTGCTGGCGCGTGTGGGCCGCGACCCGGTGGAAGGCAGGCTTGCGCTTCTCGACAAAGAGTCGCGCCATGCCGGCGTTCTGCGCAAGGCGGCCGAGATGGCGGACTGGGGATCGACCCCGCCGGAGGGGCGAGCCCGCGGCGTGGCGGTCGTCGAAAGCTTCGGTTCGTTCGTCGCGCAGGTGGCGGAGGTCTCAGTCGGGTCCGATGGCGCACCACGCGTCCACAAAGTGTGGTGCGCGGTCGATTGTGGCGTCGCCGTCAACCCCAACATCATCAAGGCTCAGATGGAGGGCGGCATCGGCTACGGGCTGGGCGCCGTGCTCTTCGACGCCATCACCCTTGGCAAGGGCGGGCGGATCATGCAGTCGAATTTCCACGACTACCGTTCGATCCGCATCAACGAAATGCCCGATATCGCGGTGGAGATTATCAGGTCTGCGGAAAGTCCGACCGGTGTCGGCGAACCCGGCGTGCCTCCCGTGGGGCCGGCGGTCGCCAATGCGTGGCGAAAGCTGACAAACGCTCCCGTGCGTCAGCTTCCCATCGTCAGTCTCATTTCCGCGTGA
- a CDS encoding sensor domain-containing diguanylate cyclase gives MSETFDSDIFNLAPTAMWIEDFSEVKALFGTWRAQGVTDIRTFLNEDRDRVAQCSQRIKVLAVNRKVLELFEADDIDHLRANLSTIFRGDMLETHVIELAKLFDGELSFESTTSNYTISGRRLDIQLRGAVMPGYETSLGKLLLTTEDITAREDARRAEAVQRRHAEGIFEHSPVSLWIEDFSRIRLLLEDIRARGITDFRTFMDVHPEFVRQCMSEIRVIDVNRATLDLFCATERNQLLHRLSDVFRDDMEKPFREQLIELWNGNLFHHREVVNYALDGTVRHILLHFSVFPGHELDWSRVQVALTDITARKKAEAYLEYLGKHDVLTKLYNRAFYAEEINRLERKSLRPVSAIIFDLNGLKEANDQLGHDAGDALLRRFGEILNGAVAQPNHACRIGGDEFAVLMPGADAKAAVTMAETISELLKINNQFYSSAPLRMSFGAATSEGGETIESVVRRADVQMYEHKRAYYEANGASGIAKARSARRAT, from the coding sequence ATGTCCGAGACCTTCGATTCCGATATCTTCAACCTCGCCCCCACAGCCATGTGGATCGAGGATTTCAGCGAGGTCAAGGCGCTCTTCGGCACGTGGCGCGCCCAGGGCGTGACGGATATCCGGACGTTTCTCAACGAGGACAGGGACCGCGTTGCGCAATGCTCCCAGCGTATCAAGGTGCTCGCCGTCAACAGGAAGGTGCTGGAACTCTTCGAGGCGGATGACATCGACCATTTGCGTGCGAACCTGTCGACCATCTTCCGCGGCGACATGCTCGAAACGCATGTGATCGAACTGGCGAAGTTGTTCGATGGCGAACTGAGCTTCGAGAGCACCACGTCGAACTATACGATCTCCGGCCGCCGCCTCGATATCCAGCTTCGCGGAGCCGTCATGCCGGGCTACGAGACGTCGCTCGGCAAACTGCTGCTGACGACCGAAGACATCACGGCACGCGAGGATGCACGCCGGGCGGAGGCCGTGCAGAGGCGTCATGCGGAAGGCATTTTTGAGCATTCGCCCGTCTCGTTGTGGATCGAGGATTTCAGCCGGATCAGGCTGCTGCTCGAAGACATTCGCGCACGCGGCATCACCGATTTCCGCACGTTCATGGACGTGCATCCCGAATTCGTGCGCCAATGCATGAGCGAAATTCGCGTCATCGACGTCAACCGCGCGACGCTCGACCTGTTTTGCGCGACAGAGCGAAACCAGTTGCTGCATCGTCTGAGCGATGTTTTCCGCGACGACATGGAAAAGCCGTTCCGCGAACAGCTCATCGAATTGTGGAATGGAAACCTCTTCCATCATCGCGAGGTTGTGAACTATGCGCTTGACGGCACCGTGCGCCACATCCTGCTGCATTTCTCCGTCTTCCCGGGACATGAGCTCGATTGGTCCCGTGTACAGGTCGCCCTTACCGATATCACCGCGCGCAAGAAAGCGGAGGCCTATCTCGAATATCTCGGCAAGCACGATGTGCTGACCAAGCTCTATAACCGGGCTTTCTACGCGGAGGAGATCAACCGGCTGGAACGAAAGTCGTTGCGTCCTGTTTCGGCGATCATCTTCGACCTCAACGGCCTGAAGGAAGCCAATGATCAGCTCGGCCACGATGCCGGCGACGCCTTGCTGCGCCGCTTCGGGGAAATTCTGAACGGCGCCGTCGCGCAGCCCAACCATGCCTGCAGGATCGGTGGCGACGAGTTCGCCGTCCTCATGCCCGGTGCGGATGCGAAAGCGGCGGTGACCATGGCCGAAACCATCAGCGAGCTGCTCAAGATCAACAACCAGTTCTACTCGAGCGCGCCGCTACGCATGTCGTTTGGAGCCGCCACCAGCGAGGGAGGGGAAACGATCGAGAGTGTAGTAAGGCGCGCGGATGTTCAGATGTACGAGCACAAGCGGGCTTATTACGAGGCCAATGGTGCCAGCGGCATTGCCAAGGCGCGATCAGCGCGACGCGCCACCTGA